One genomic region from Enterobacter hormaechei ATCC 49162 encodes:
- a CDS encoding FAD:protein FMN transferase, with translation MPDDTRVYSYSAVLMGSPILLKLFSHDEALASRVFRLMKQYEDLLTVNRAHSQVMDVNHAAGQHPVAVSRPVFDLIRCAKAASLVKDSAFNLAIGPLVKRWKIGFKGDAVPPTDEIAALLGITDPADVVLDEANSSVFLTRQGMEIDLGAIAKGYIADRVRDYLHKEGVERGLINLGGNVQTLGSPEGGWRVGLKKPFAGDELIGAMTVENRSIVTSGTYERYFEQNGKRYHHILDPRTGYPLDNELDSVTIISKDSLDGDIWTTLIYGMGVEKGCAALRSHPDIEAIFVTKTKEVVISSMHHFRFTLLDDSYRITGSTV, from the coding sequence ATGCCTGACGACACTCGCGTTTACAGTTACTCCGCCGTTCTGATGGGCTCACCCATCCTCCTGAAACTCTTCTCCCATGACGAAGCCCTCGCTTCCCGCGTGTTCCGCCTGATGAAACAGTATGAAGATCTGCTTACCGTCAATCGCGCCCATTCGCAGGTGATGGACGTTAACCATGCTGCCGGTCAGCATCCGGTTGCCGTCAGTCGCCCGGTGTTTGATCTGATCCGCTGTGCCAAAGCCGCCAGCCTGGTTAAGGACAGTGCGTTCAACCTGGCCATTGGCCCGCTGGTGAAGCGCTGGAAAATTGGCTTTAAGGGTGATGCCGTGCCGCCCACGGACGAGATTGCCGCCTTGCTGGGCATCACGGATCCCGCGGACGTGGTGCTGGATGAAGCCAACAGCAGCGTGTTCCTCACGCGCCAGGGAATGGAGATCGATCTGGGGGCCATTGCCAAAGGCTATATTGCCGACAGGGTGCGGGATTACCTGCATAAAGAGGGCGTCGAACGTGGGCTGATCAACCTTGGCGGCAACGTCCAGACGTTAGGATCGCCGGAGGGTGGCTGGCGCGTCGGCCTGAAAAAACCGTTCGCCGGTGACGAGCTGATTGGCGCCATGACGGTCGAAAACCGGTCGATTGTGACGTCAGGCACCTATGAGCGCTATTTCGAGCAGAACGGCAAACGCTATCACCACATCCTTGACCCGCGCACCGGCTACCCGCTGGATAACGAACTGGACAGCGTGACGATTATTTCGAAAGACTCCCTCGACGGCGATATCTGGACCACGCTGATCTACGGCATGGGCGTGGAAAAGGGCTGTGCCGCGCTGCGCTCGCACCCCGATATTGAAGCCATTTTTGTCACCAAAACAAAAGAAGTGGTGATCTCCTCGATGCACCACTTCCGTTTTACCCTTCTGGACGACAGCTACCGCATTACTGGCAGTACTGTTTGA
- the dcuR gene encoding two-component system response regulator DcuR, translating into MINVLIVDDDAMVADLNRLYVNRVEGFSCCGVASTLNQAEALIANPGQPIDLVLLDVYMQQDNGLDLLPIIRASGRPIDVIMISSASDAATIQTSMHYGVVDYLIKPFQFPRFEEALNGWKAKRSLMGSHQYYEQADVDRLIHGGAPELADSKKLPKGLTPQTLRTICQWIDSHPEMEFSTDDLANAVNISRVSCRKYLIWLAQINILFTSIHYGATGRPVYRYRLQPEQVGLLKQYCQ; encoded by the coding sequence GTGATAAATGTGTTAATTGTCGATGATGACGCCATGGTAGCCGACCTCAACCGTCTGTATGTTAACCGCGTTGAGGGTTTTAGCTGCTGCGGCGTCGCTTCCACGCTCAACCAGGCCGAGGCGTTGATCGCAAACCCAGGCCAGCCGATCGATCTGGTGCTGCTGGATGTTTATATGCAGCAGGATAACGGGCTGGATCTGCTGCCCATCATCCGCGCATCGGGCCGCCCGATCGACGTCATCATGATCTCGTCGGCCTCCGACGCTGCGACGATCCAGACGTCGATGCACTATGGCGTGGTGGACTACCTGATCAAACCGTTCCAGTTCCCGCGTTTTGAAGAGGCGCTTAACGGCTGGAAGGCAAAGCGCAGTCTGATGGGTTCGCATCAGTATTATGAACAGGCCGACGTCGACAGGCTGATCCACGGCGGCGCGCCGGAGCTGGCCGACAGCAAAAAATTACCGAAAGGCTTAACGCCGCAGACGCTGCGCACCATTTGCCAGTGGATCGACAGCCACCCGGAGATGGAATTTTCCACCGACGATCTGGCTAACGCGGTCAACATTTCCCGCGTGTCCTGCCGCAAATACCTGATCTGGCTGGCGCAAATTAATATCCTGTTCACCAGCATTCACTACGGTGCGACCGGCCGCCCGGTGTATCGTTACCGCTTACAGCCGGAACAGGTCGGACTGCTCAAACAGTACTGCCAGTAA
- a CDS encoding sensor histidine kinase, producing MSDLQPFPPTRKRPMKLNTLVTLMVCAIIGSVLLVVFALYSVQITRATRDDVKDTALGIARTLADSPDIKRGLMASPQAGIIQPIAQAVTKRNDLLFTVVTDLRGIRYSHPNEALLGLHFIGDDLTPALEGKENVSVNRGALAEALRVFTPVYDERHDQIGVVVVGISLNKVEDQIARGRLNAVWTILFSVLMSSLAIWGLVRVLKRILFGLEPYEISALFEQRQAMLQSLREGVMAVDIHGRVTMINHTAREILLLTSGEHSESSSEPLLASLREVSRTGIARQDQEIGCNGRLLLCNMVPVKSQNQVIGAISTFRDKTEISQLMQRIDGMVNYVDALRSHTHEFMNKLHVILGLLHMKRYDKLEEYIIQTAQNYQTDIGAIQRKVKSPVIAGFLLGKINRAKEAGVTLTLAEESQLPDTTNEEQVAVLITVLGNLIENALDAMDGQPDGEIGLLLHYQNGWLSGEVSDDGPGIDPERLESIFTKGYSTKGENRGVGLFLARQQIQNLGGDITVESEPGVFTQFFVQIPWDSERNIA from the coding sequence ATGAGCGATTTGCAGCCTTTCCCCCCGACGCGCAAGCGCCCTATGAAGCTGAATACGCTGGTTACGCTGATGGTGTGCGCCATTATCGGCTCTGTGCTGCTGGTGGTCTTCGCCCTGTACTCTGTGCAGATCACCCGCGCCACGCGCGATGACGTGAAAGATACCGCGCTGGGTATCGCCCGCACGCTGGCCGACAGCCCGGATATCAAGCGCGGCCTGATGGCGTCGCCGCAGGCTGGCATCATCCAGCCGATTGCCCAGGCGGTGACGAAGCGCAACGACCTGCTGTTTACCGTGGTCACCGACCTGCGTGGGATCCGCTATTCCCATCCAAACGAAGCGCTGTTAGGTTTGCATTTTATTGGTGACGATCTGACGCCCGCCCTGGAAGGAAAAGAGAATGTCTCCGTTAACCGGGGCGCGCTCGCGGAAGCATTGCGCGTCTTTACGCCCGTGTATGACGAACGGCACGACCAGATCGGCGTAGTGGTCGTGGGTATTTCGCTGAATAAAGTAGAAGATCAGATTGCCCGCGGACGGCTCAACGCCGTGTGGACCATCTTATTCAGCGTTCTGATGAGTTCACTGGCGATATGGGGCCTGGTCCGGGTTCTGAAACGTATCCTGTTCGGGCTGGAGCCTTACGAGATCTCCGCCCTCTTTGAGCAGCGCCAGGCCATGTTGCAGTCTCTGCGCGAGGGTGTCATGGCTGTGGATATTCACGGGCGCGTGACGATGATTAACCACACCGCCAGAGAAATATTACTCCTGACCTCTGGCGAGCATTCCGAAAGCAGTAGTGAACCGCTGCTGGCCAGCCTGCGCGAAGTGTCGAGGACCGGTATTGCCCGTCAGGATCAGGAGATCGGCTGTAACGGACGGCTGCTGCTGTGCAATATGGTGCCGGTAAAAAGCCAGAATCAGGTGATTGGCGCCATCAGCACGTTCCGCGATAAAACCGAAATCAGCCAGTTAATGCAGCGTATCGATGGCATGGTCAACTACGTTGATGCCCTGCGCTCCCATACGCACGAGTTTATGAACAAGCTGCACGTGATCCTCGGCCTGCTGCACATGAAGCGCTACGACAAGCTGGAGGAGTACATCATCCAGACCGCGCAGAATTATCAGACGGATATCGGTGCGATACAGCGCAAGGTTAAATCCCCGGTCATTGCAGGTTTCCTGCTGGGTAAAATTAACCGCGCCAAAGAGGCCGGAGTGACCCTGACGCTGGCGGAGGAGAGTCAGCTTCCTGACACCACCAATGAAGAGCAGGTTGCGGTGCTGATCACCGTGCTGGGCAATCTAATCGAAAATGCTCTGGATGCGATGGACGGTCAGCCGGATGGCGAGATCGGCCTGCTGCTGCATTATCAGAACGGCTGGCTCAGCGGTGAAGTCAGCGATGACGGTCCCGGCATTGATCCCGAGCGGCTGGAGTCTATTTTTACAAAGGGCTACTCAACAAAAGGTGAAAACCGCGGCGTTGGGCTGTTCCTTGCACGTCAGCAGATCCAGAACCTGGGCGGCGATATTACCGTCGAGTCGGAGCCTGGCGTATTTACCCAATTTTTTGTTCAGATCCCCTGGGATAGCGAGAGGAATATCGCGTGA